In Streptomyces sp. SN-593, a single genomic region encodes these proteins:
- a CDS encoding Glu/Leu/Phe/Val dehydrogenase family protein — translation MSQAFAHEEVVVRRGSRSGLSLIVALHSRALGPAVGGCRLRRYDTWQDGLADALRLSEAMTYKAAVAGLDFGGGKSVIALGKDTEVTADLREAALEDLGDVIASLEGSYRAGPDIGTGPDDMVVLKRFSPYAYCAPEEHGGTGNSGGPTATGVLAALRAGARHVFGDASCAGRTVVISGFGSVGGGIADGLAAEGAHVVVSDVDQSRKDAALASGYGWVEPDQALSAPADIFVPAAVGGILSEEAVPRLTAPLVVGPANNQLTEESVADALAGRGVVWVPDYVASAGGIVYALSRESENYSHEAAHKRVEGIGDTVSHVLDMARSTGVTPQRVVQQIAEARLASAARQVRGA, via the coding sequence ATGAGCCAAGCATTTGCACACGAAGAAGTCGTAGTCCGCCGCGGCAGCCGTTCCGGCCTGTCCCTGATCGTCGCCCTCCACTCCCGGGCTCTGGGCCCGGCGGTCGGCGGGTGCCGACTGCGGCGCTACGACACCTGGCAGGACGGACTGGCCGACGCGCTGCGCCTGTCGGAGGCCATGACCTACAAGGCCGCGGTGGCCGGTCTGGACTTCGGCGGCGGCAAGAGCGTGATCGCCCTCGGCAAGGACACCGAAGTCACCGCAGACCTGCGCGAGGCCGCACTTGAGGACCTGGGCGATGTGATCGCCTCCTTGGAAGGGTCGTACCGGGCCGGCCCCGACATCGGCACCGGCCCGGACGACATGGTGGTCCTGAAGCGTTTCTCGCCGTACGCGTACTGCGCGCCCGAGGAGCACGGTGGGACCGGCAATTCCGGCGGTCCCACCGCCACCGGCGTGCTGGCCGCGCTGCGTGCTGGTGCACGGCATGTGTTCGGCGACGCCTCCTGCGCCGGTCGTACGGTGGTCATCAGCGGATTCGGGTCGGTCGGCGGCGGCATCGCGGACGGCTTGGCCGCCGAAGGCGCTCACGTCGTGGTGTCGGATGTGGACCAGTCCCGCAAGGACGCCGCCCTGGCGAGCGGTTACGGATGGGTCGAGCCCGATCAGGCGCTGTCCGCACCCGCCGACATCTTTGTCCCGGCGGCCGTCGGCGGCATCCTCAGCGAAGAAGCCGTGCCCCGGTTGACCGCCCCTCTGGTCGTCGGCCCGGCCAACAATCAGCTCACCGAGGAGTCCGTCGCCGATGCCCTCGCGGGGCGCGGCGTCGTCTGGGTCCCCGACTACGTTGCCAGTGCCGGCGGCATCGTCTACGCGCTCAGCCGGGAATCGGAGAACTACAGCCACGAGGCCGCCCACAAGCGGGTGGAGGGCATCGGCGACACCGTCAGCCACGTTCTCGACATGGCCCGTTCGACGGGCGTGACCCCGCAGCGGGTCGTCCAGCAGATTGCCGAGGCCCGGCTCGCTTCCGCCGCCCGGCAGGTTCGGGGCGCCTGA
- a CDS encoding thiamine pyrophosphate-binding protein: MAEASTTPPAEANAGAANGARSVVETLAASGIEVCFANPGTSEMHFVSALEQGAGIRPVLCLFEGVATGAADGYARMAGKPASTLLHLGPGLANGLANLHNARKAQSPVVNIIGDDALSHLRFETPLTSDVQALWPTSSARRPPTPRGTAGVRLRPPRTAI, from the coding sequence ATGGCCGAGGCATCAACGACTCCTCCGGCCGAGGCCAACGCTGGCGCTGCGAACGGGGCGCGGAGCGTCGTGGAGACACTGGCGGCTTCCGGCATCGAGGTGTGCTTCGCCAACCCGGGCACCTCGGAGATGCATTTCGTCAGCGCCCTGGAACAGGGGGCCGGGATCCGGCCGGTGCTGTGTCTGTTCGAGGGCGTGGCCACCGGTGCCGCCGACGGCTACGCGCGGATGGCGGGTAAGCCGGCATCGACCTTGCTGCATCTCGGTCCCGGCTTGGCCAACGGTCTGGCCAACCTGCACAACGCCCGCAAGGCGCAGTCTCCTGTGGTCAACATCATCGGCGATGATGCTCTGAGCCACCTGAGGTTCGAGACCCCGCTGACCTCCGATGTCCAGGCGCTCTGGCCGACCTCATCGGCGCGCCGCCCGCCCACTCCCCGCGGCACGGCTGGAGTCCGCCTCCGGCCCCCGAGGACGGCGATCTGA
- a CDS encoding MaoC family dehydratase: protein MYFEDFTVGDVYEHARGKTVTEMDGVLITNMVMNTAQAHFNAHSREGSAFPHVLVFGGVTISMVIGLATQDTGEHALAELGLDRIRLRAPVTHGHTLYAYTEVLDKQDADRPDAGVVRFKHWGVNQDDVLVFEGERTTLIQRAGARR from the coding sequence ATGTACTTCGAGGACTTCACCGTCGGCGACGTCTACGAGCACGCCCGCGGCAAGACCGTCACCGAGATGGACGGCGTCCTGATCACCAACATGGTCATGAACACCGCCCAGGCCCATTTCAACGCCCACTCCCGCGAAGGCAGCGCTTTCCCGCACGTCCTGGTCTTCGGCGGGGTGACCATATCCATGGTCATCGGCCTGGCCACCCAGGACACCGGCGAGCACGCGCTCGCCGAACTCGGCCTGGACCGGATCAGGCTGCGGGCCCCCGTCACCCACGGGCACACCCTCTACGCCTACACCGAGGTCCTGGACAAGCAGGACGCCGACCGGCCCGACGCCGGCGTGGTCCGTTTCAAGCACTGGGGCGTCAACCAGGACGACGTGCTGGTCTTCGAAGGAGAGCGCACCACGCTCATCCAGCGGGCCGGAGCCCGGCGATGA
- a CDS encoding DinB family protein, translating to MTGSERLAEQLDWYWRKNLRPRLDGLADEEYFWEPVRGCWSIRPRGTSAAPMSAGAGKWTMDSASPGPELAPVTTIAWRLAHIIVSCLGYRVGWYFGGQDVDSETFAYAGTADEALKQLDEMYGRWNTGVRELSDADLDNPPPRGPERYSMENRVLHVNRELIHHGAEISLLRDLYRWQDGAAPHRV from the coding sequence ATGACCGGAAGCGAGCGGCTCGCGGAGCAGTTGGACTGGTACTGGCGCAAGAACCTGCGGCCAAGGCTGGACGGTCTTGCCGACGAGGAGTACTTCTGGGAGCCGGTGCGCGGCTGCTGGAGCATCCGCCCACGTGGCACGTCGGCCGCACCGATGTCGGCAGGTGCGGGGAAGTGGACGATGGACTCCGCGTCCCCTGGCCCGGAGCTGGCGCCGGTGACCACGATTGCCTGGCGGCTGGCGCACATCATCGTCTCGTGCCTGGGCTATCGGGTCGGATGGTACTTCGGCGGCCAGGACGTCGACTCCGAGACATTCGCCTACGCGGGGACCGCCGATGAGGCGCTGAAACAGCTCGATGAGATGTACGGGAGATGGAACACGGGGGTCCGCGAGCTCTCGGACGCCGACCTGGACAATCCGCCCCCGAGGGGTCCCGAGCGGTATTCCATGGAGAACAGGGTCCTGCACGTCAACAGGGAGCTGATCCATCACGGCGCCGAAATTTCCCTGCTGCGCGACCTCTACCGCTGGCAGGACGGAGCCGCACCGCACCGAGTATGA
- a CDS encoding DUF4396 domain-containing protein has product MDRTADRADPREAGASWATAAKATLHCLTGCAIGEILGMAVGTALLWGNAPTMVLAIALAFLFGYSFTLYAVRRAGLSWKAAIRVALAADTVSIAIMELVDNLVIALTPGALDAHLSEGLFWYALLGGFAVAFLVTTPANKWMIGRGKGHAVVHAHH; this is encoded by the coding sequence ATGGACCGCACCGCCGACCGCGCCGACCCGAGGGAGGCCGGTGCCTCCTGGGCGACGGCCGCCAAGGCTACGCTGCACTGCCTGACCGGCTGCGCGATCGGCGAGATCCTCGGCATGGCCGTCGGGACCGCGCTGCTGTGGGGGAACGCCCCGACCATGGTCCTGGCGATCGCGCTGGCGTTCCTGTTCGGCTACTCCTTCACCCTGTATGCCGTGCGCAGGGCCGGCCTGAGCTGGAAGGCCGCCATCCGCGTCGCGCTGGCCGCCGACACCGTCTCCATCGCCATCATGGAACTGGTCGACAACCTCGTCATCGCCCTCACCCCCGGCGCCCTGGACGCCCACCTGTCCGAGGGGCTGTTCTGGTACGCCCTGCTCGGCGGGTTCGCCGTCGCCTTCCTGGTCACGACGCCGGCCAACAAGTGGATGATCGGGCGCGGCAAGGGACACGCTGTCGTTCACGCGCACCACTGA
- a CDS encoding HpcH/HpaI aldolase/citrate lyase family protein, whose translation MRTRRSELSTPGSNEKMLAKAASSDADLVFCDLEDSVAPAEKPAARAKIVHALLNHDWRPATRAVRINDLETHYAYRDILDVVTGARDALDIVIVPKVKSARDVWWVDRLLTQIETDLGLTKRIGIEVLIEEVEAMIATEEIAHASPRLEALIFGPGDYSASQGVRVAAIGASDGGYPGDLWHYARNKIAIAARSARIAAVDGPFADFSDPDGYQQQARLAHTLGFSGKWAIHPSQIALANEEFRPTDEEIAQARKLVAAFGEAKTRGLGAVAVDGTMVDIASVRLLRNTLDQAEALGL comes from the coding sequence ATGCGAACGCGCCGCAGTGAACTGTCCACCCCCGGAAGCAACGAGAAGATGCTCGCCAAGGCTGCCAGCAGCGACGCCGACCTGGTCTTCTGCGACCTCGAAGACTCCGTCGCGCCCGCCGAGAAACCAGCCGCACGAGCCAAGATCGTGCACGCTCTGCTCAACCACGACTGGCGGCCGGCCACCCGGGCCGTGCGGATCAACGACCTGGAAACCCACTACGCCTACCGCGACATCCTCGACGTGGTCACCGGCGCTCGGGACGCCCTGGACATCGTCATCGTGCCCAAGGTGAAGTCCGCGCGAGACGTGTGGTGGGTGGACCGCCTGCTCACGCAGATCGAGACCGACCTCGGCCTGACCAAGCGGATCGGCATCGAGGTCCTCATCGAGGAAGTCGAGGCGATGATCGCCACGGAGGAGATCGCCCATGCCTCACCCCGCCTGGAGGCACTGATCTTCGGCCCCGGGGACTATTCCGCCTCCCAAGGGGTCCGGGTCGCGGCGATCGGCGCCTCCGACGGCGGCTACCCCGGCGACCTCTGGCACTACGCCCGCAACAAGATCGCCATTGCGGCCCGCTCCGCCCGGATCGCGGCCGTCGACGGCCCCTTCGCCGACTTCAGCGACCCTGACGGTTACCAGCAGCAGGCCCGCCTCGCCCACACCCTCGGCTTCTCCGGCAAGTGGGCCATCCATCCCAGCCAGATCGCCCTGGCCAACGAGGAGTTCCGCCCCACAGACGAGGAGATCGCCCAGGCCCGCAAGCTGGTCGCCGCTTTCGGCGAGGCCAAGACGCGCGGACTGGGGGCGGTCGCCGTGGACGGAACCATGGTCGACATCGCCTCCGTGCGCCTGCTGCGCAACACCCTCGACCAGGCCGAGGCTCTCGGCTTGTGA
- a CDS encoding alpha/beta fold hydrolase — translation MLLHAVGLDLTYWDRQIEALADRYRVVAVDLPGHGMSDPPPRNAGIGHLAQDVADIVEADAGGSAHIVGHSFGGMIAQQLALSRPGLVKSLTLIATAATFTDETRAFMRSHAASVRQDGMGAVVPLVTNWLAPATVERRPDILDRLEKSIRAMDAAVYAPAWDRIAHFDAADQLAALTCPTLVVAGGRDTNTPVADVTLLAKAIPHAELSVIADAAHMIPLDTPDRLNKELLGFLATVGPCPRTR, via the coding sequence GTGCTGCTGCACGCCGTCGGCCTGGACCTGACGTACTGGGACCGCCAGATCGAAGCCCTTGCCGATCGCTATCGGGTGGTAGCCGTCGACTTGCCCGGTCACGGGATGTCCGACCCTCCGCCTCGAAACGCGGGCATCGGCCACCTGGCACAGGACGTCGCCGACATCGTCGAGGCCGATGCGGGGGGCAGCGCCCACATCGTCGGTCATTCCTTCGGCGGAATGATCGCCCAGCAGCTCGCGCTGTCGCGTCCCGGCCTAGTGAAGAGCCTCACGCTGATCGCGACGGCGGCGACATTCACCGACGAGACGCGCGCGTTCATGCGCAGCCACGCAGCGTCCGTGCGCCAGGACGGCATGGGCGCCGTCGTGCCGCTCGTGACCAACTGGCTTGCTCCGGCCACGGTAGAGCGCCGACCGGACATACTCGACCGACTCGAGAAGTCGATCCGCGCCATGGACGCTGCCGTGTACGCACCCGCATGGGACCGGATCGCACATTTCGACGCAGCGGACCAACTGGCGGCACTAACCTGCCCGACCCTGGTAGTGGCCGGAGGACGGGACACCAACACTCCAGTAGCCGACGTCACCCTGCTGGCGAAGGCCATCCCGCATGCCGAGCTCAGCGTGATCGCTGATGCCGCGCACATGATTCCGCTCGACACCCCGGACCGGCTCAACAAGGAATTGCTCGGCTTTCTGGCCACTGTCGGGCCCTGTCCACGGACGCGGTAG
- a CDS encoding MaoC family dehydratase, with amino-acid sequence MSQELAAIKKRARLLAKGRYFEDFEADQVFEHHWGRTLTEADSVLFTTLTLSYNPIHFNAETAQEQGHEQLVVHPNLLFLTVFGLSVEDLSENGGPFLGVEELTFHRPVLVGETVRARSRVRTARRSDSHPGMGIVGWRTEGLVGDEVVVDFVRTNFVRTAGAPAVL; translated from the coding sequence ATGTCGCAAGAACTCGCAGCGATCAAAAAGCGCGCCCGCCTCCTGGCCAAGGGCCGATACTTCGAGGACTTCGAGGCGGACCAGGTCTTCGAGCACCACTGGGGGCGCACCCTGACCGAGGCCGACTCCGTCCTGTTCACCACCCTGACGCTGAGCTACAACCCGATCCACTTCAACGCGGAGACCGCCCAGGAGCAGGGGCACGAACAGCTGGTGGTCCACCCGAACCTGCTCTTCCTCACGGTGTTCGGGCTCAGCGTGGAGGACCTCAGCGAGAACGGCGGCCCCTTCCTCGGCGTCGAGGAACTCACCTTCCACCGGCCGGTCCTGGTGGGCGAGACGGTCCGCGCGCGCAGCCGGGTCCGCACCGCGCGGCGCTCCGACAGCCACCCGGGCATGGGCATCGTCGGCTGGCGCACCGAGGGCCTGGTCGGCGACGAGGTCGTGGTGGATTTCGTCCGTACCAACTTCGTGCGCACCGCCGGCGCGCCCGCCGTCCTGTGA
- a CDS encoding IclR family transcriptional regulator, with protein MQSVLRSLRVLETVSEHQPIGVGALSRLVGLPTSTVQRILVTLAEAGWLRPTEEEQTRWNLTAKALIVGRRAVGEVGVREAAAEPMAALRDATQETIHLSVLDGLERIVLIDRVDCDQPVRTYNRLGSSGPLHVTAIGRSMLAAMGDADVERVIAHGLERVTENTITDPARLRENIRETRELGYAVNIGENRANVCAVGAPVLGPGRRPVAGIAISMPDIRFDHRKVPHWGDLAVRTAAEISANLTG; from the coding sequence ATGCAGAGCGTGCTTCGCAGCCTCCGGGTGCTGGAGACCGTCTCCGAGCACCAGCCCATCGGTGTGGGCGCGCTCTCGCGCCTGGTCGGCCTGCCCACCTCCACCGTGCAGCGCATCCTGGTGACGCTGGCCGAGGCCGGATGGCTGCGCCCCACCGAGGAGGAGCAGACCCGGTGGAACCTGACGGCCAAGGCACTGATCGTCGGCAGGCGGGCGGTGGGCGAGGTCGGCGTCCGGGAGGCGGCGGCCGAGCCCATGGCCGCGCTGCGCGACGCCACGCAGGAGACCATCCACCTCTCGGTGCTCGACGGCCTGGAGCGGATCGTGCTGATCGACCGGGTGGACTGCGACCAGCCCGTACGCACCTACAACCGCCTGGGCAGTTCGGGGCCGCTGCACGTCACGGCGATCGGCCGCAGCATGCTGGCCGCCATGGGCGACGCGGACGTGGAGCGCGTCATCGCCCACGGACTGGAGCGGGTCACCGAGAACACCATCACCGACCCAGCCCGGCTCCGGGAGAACATCCGCGAGACCCGCGAGCTCGGCTACGCCGTCAACATCGGCGAGAACCGGGCCAACGTGTGCGCCGTCGGTGCGCCGGTGCTCGGCCCCGGCCGCAGGCCCGTCGCAGGCATCGCGATCTCGATGCCGGACATCCGCTTCGACCACCGCAAAGTGCCGCACTGGGGGGACCTGGCGGTCCGGACGGCGGCCGAGATCAGCGCGAACCTCACCGGCTAG
- a CDS encoding TetR/AcrR family transcriptional regulator produces the protein MPTPTRPRGRPRSFDRDAALDVAIKLFWTNGYEATSISDLTAALGIGSPSLYAAFGDKRALFNEAVEVYADRYGGYITHALGQEPTARQAITRVLREAAHEHTLPGRPRGCMLLCTVEAAGSTEVADLLRQHRERHIAAFQQRIQADVDAHVLPPETDAAALAHYTEATLQGMSQSARDGASRHVLEQVAVLAVQGWPRELR, from the coding sequence ATGCCGACACCGACGCGCCCCAGGGGGCGACCACGCTCCTTCGACCGGGACGCCGCGCTGGACGTTGCGATCAAGCTGTTTTGGACGAACGGCTACGAGGCGACCTCGATCAGCGACTTGACCGCCGCGCTCGGCATCGGTTCGCCCAGCCTGTACGCTGCGTTCGGCGACAAACGGGCTTTGTTCAACGAAGCCGTCGAGGTGTACGCGGATCGGTACGGTGGATACATCACCCACGCCCTCGGCCAGGAGCCGACCGCCAGGCAAGCGATCACGCGGGTGCTGCGAGAGGCCGCCCACGAGCACACGCTCCCCGGCAGACCGCGTGGCTGCATGCTGCTGTGCACCGTCGAGGCCGCCGGCAGCACCGAGGTCGCCGACCTGCTACGTCAGCACCGCGAGCGGCACATCGCCGCCTTCCAGCAGCGCATCCAGGCCGACGTCGACGCGCATGTCCTGCCGCCGGAGACCGACGCCGCGGCCCTGGCCCACTACACCGAAGCGACACTGCAAGGCATGTCGCAGTCCGCCCGCGACGGAGCCAGCCGGCATGTGCTCGAGCAGGTGGCTGTTCTGGCCGTCCAGGGTTGGCCGCGTGAACTTCGCTAG
- a CDS encoding MmgE/PrpD family protein: MLRTPSAHSSTAVLAAASSRLRFEDLPPQVVTLARQCLLDVLGTMLAGAREPAARILADFTGAEAAGGPCTLVGMPGTAAASSAALVNGTAGHALDFDDVIGTVGHPSVAVAPAALAVAERTGASGRALLTAFVAGVETQARIAAAVGPAHYARGFHSTATFGSFGAAAAVAHLLGLDTPRTTTALAIAGTQAAGLKAVFGTMSKPLHAGRAAANGVVAGELAVRGFTSADDILGHAQGFAAAESDAFDARALSPSFGDPWHLEEVRFKTHASCFLTHASVNALIALRAQDGFDPGEVAHIGIAVPPGHLDVCGIPEPRTGLEAKFSLTGTAALALVHRRATPDLFTDAATADPAVLVLRERTAVVPDPSLSGPVAEVRVALRDGRELRSAGDMRAPAWTDDPAEQDDALAAKFTGLAEPVLGPERAALVARAVAGLAGLDDVRVLCRQLRA; this comes from the coding sequence TTGCTCCGGACCCCATCCGCGCACTCGTCGACGGCGGTGCTGGCCGCCGCATCGAGTCGACTGCGCTTCGAGGACCTTCCGCCGCAGGTGGTCACCCTCGCGCGGCAGTGCCTGCTCGACGTGCTGGGCACCATGCTCGCCGGAGCCCGCGAGCCGGCGGCGCGCATCCTGGCGGACTTCACAGGCGCGGAGGCCGCGGGCGGCCCCTGCACCCTGGTGGGGATGCCCGGCACGGCCGCTGCGTCGTCCGCCGCACTGGTCAACGGCACGGCCGGCCACGCACTCGACTTCGACGATGTGATCGGCACCGTGGGCCATCCCTCGGTCGCCGTGGCTCCGGCCGCGCTCGCTGTGGCCGAGCGGACCGGCGCTTCCGGGCGCGCGCTGCTGACGGCGTTCGTGGCCGGGGTGGAGACCCAGGCGCGGATCGCCGCGGCGGTCGGCCCCGCGCACTACGCCCGCGGCTTCCACTCCACCGCCACCTTCGGCTCCTTCGGCGCGGCCGCCGCGGTCGCCCACCTGCTGGGCCTCGACACTCCGCGCACCACCACGGCGCTGGCGATCGCCGGAACCCAGGCCGCCGGGCTGAAAGCGGTCTTCGGCACCATGAGCAAGCCCTTGCACGCGGGCCGCGCGGCGGCGAACGGAGTCGTCGCCGGCGAGTTGGCCGTGCGGGGCTTCACCAGTGCCGACGACATCCTCGGGCACGCGCAGGGCTTCGCCGCGGCCGAGTCCGACGCCTTCGACGCCCGGGCGCTGTCGCCGAGTTTCGGTGATCCCTGGCACCTGGAGGAGGTGCGGTTCAAGACCCACGCCTCCTGCTTCCTCACCCACGCCTCCGTCAACGCCCTGATCGCGCTCCGCGCCCAGGACGGATTCGACCCTGGCGAGGTGGCGCACATCGGGATCGCGGTGCCACCGGGACATCTGGACGTGTGCGGCATCCCCGAACCGCGCACCGGACTGGAGGCCAAGTTCAGCCTGACCGGCACGGCCGCGCTCGCACTGGTCCACCGGCGCGCCACCCCCGACCTGTTCACCGACGCCGCGACGGCCGATCCGGCCGTCCTGGTGCTGCGCGAGCGGACGGCCGTCGTCCCCGACCCGTCGCTGTCCGGCCCCGTCGCCGAGGTGCGCGTCGCGCTGCGCGACGGACGCGAGCTGCGATCCGCGGGGGACATGCGTGCGCCGGCCTGGACCGATGACCCCGCAGAACAGGACGACGCCCTGGCGGCGAAGTTCACGGGACTGGCCGAACCGGTACTCGGCCCCGAGCGCGCCGCCTTGGTGGCGCGTGCCGTCGCCGGACTGGCCGGCCTGGACGACGTGCGTGTGCTGTGCCGACAGCTGCGCGCCTGA
- a CDS encoding Lrp/AsnC family transcriptional regulator produces the protein MDEVDSAIVHHLQVDGRLSNRALAEKIGIAPSTCLERTRLLHKRGIIQGYKAQVSLRALNRPVQAMVSTRIRPLRRNVVAAFEQSVTRLPEVVSVYTMAGSDDFLVHVTAQDIDHLHAFLLDQFTNRREIVSFRTAIIYQHLTNPVLDPLSPTAQQHT, from the coding sequence ATGGACGAAGTTGATTCGGCGATCGTGCATCATCTGCAGGTAGATGGTCGGCTGTCCAACCGTGCGCTCGCCGAGAAGATCGGCATCGCACCGTCCACCTGCCTCGAACGCACCAGGCTGCTGCACAAGCGCGGCATCATCCAGGGGTACAAAGCCCAGGTCTCCCTGCGGGCACTCAACCGCCCGGTCCAGGCAATGGTGTCCACCCGGATCCGGCCGCTGCGCCGGAACGTCGTCGCCGCCTTCGAGCAGTCGGTGACCCGGCTACCGGAAGTCGTCTCGGTCTACACGATGGCCGGCAGCGACGACTTCCTTGTCCATGTCACAGCCCAGGACATCGACCATCTGCACGCCTTCCTCCTGGACCAGTTCACCAACCGCCGCGAGATCGTCAGCTTCCGCACCGCGATCATCTACCAGCACCTCACGAACCCAGTGCTCGACCCTCTGTCTCCGACGGCACAGCAACACACCTGA
- a CDS encoding CaiB/BaiF CoA transferase family protein: protein MNGPLDGIVVVDLTRALSGPYATMLLADLGADVIKVESPAGDSARGTGPFPSDDEDHHYGGYFQSVNRNKRSVVVDLRSPEGTAAVRRLAADADVLVENFRAGVMDRMSLSYESLRCDNPRLVYGALRGFGDPRTGTSPHVDRPAFDVVAQAMGGLMGITGPPYQPTKVGAGIGDVFPATLLAVGVLAALTDRARTGHGRFVDVAMYDAIVSLCERTVYQHSYTGAVPTGEGNDHPLLCPFGLYRTADGWVTVAAPRDHQWQALCTALGRPDLAEDPRYATNNARVAVRDKVRAVIEEWTTQRTSAQVVAAVAADVPCGPVNTAADLYADPHLRAREMLVDIEHPGSARTVTVAGQPIKFAGSGAAVHHRAPLLGEHTAEILGPGTSAG from the coding sequence ATGAACGGCCCGCTCGACGGAATCGTGGTGGTCGACCTGACCCGCGCGCTGTCCGGTCCCTACGCGACCATGCTCCTCGCCGACCTCGGCGCCGACGTCATCAAGGTCGAGTCCCCGGCCGGCGACTCCGCCCGAGGCACCGGCCCCTTCCCCAGCGACGACGAGGACCACCACTACGGCGGCTACTTCCAGAGCGTCAACCGCAACAAGCGCAGTGTCGTCGTCGATCTCCGCTCCCCGGAGGGCACCGCGGCGGTGCGGCGGCTGGCCGCCGACGCCGACGTGCTGGTGGAGAACTTCCGCGCCGGGGTCATGGACCGGATGAGCCTGTCCTACGAGTCCCTGCGGTGCGACAACCCCCGCCTGGTCTACGGCGCGTTGCGCGGGTTCGGCGACCCGAGGACCGGAACCAGCCCCCATGTGGACCGGCCTGCCTTCGATGTCGTCGCGCAGGCCATGGGCGGCCTGATGGGCATCACCGGCCCCCCGTACCAGCCCACCAAGGTCGGCGCCGGCATCGGCGACGTCTTTCCGGCGACGCTGCTGGCCGTAGGCGTCCTGGCCGCCCTGACCGACCGCGCCCGCACCGGACACGGCCGGTTCGTGGACGTCGCGATGTACGACGCCATCGTCTCCCTGTGCGAGCGGACCGTCTACCAGCACTCCTACACCGGCGCGGTCCCGACCGGCGAAGGCAACGACCATCCGCTGCTCTGCCCCTTCGGCCTCTACCGCACCGCGGACGGCTGGGTGACCGTCGCCGCCCCCCGCGACCACCAGTGGCAGGCGCTGTGCACCGCCCTCGGACGGCCCGACCTCGCCGAGGACCCGCGCTACGCCACCAACAACGCGCGGGTCGCCGTACGCGACAAGGTCCGCGCCGTCATCGAGGAGTGGACCACGCAGCGCACCTCCGCCCAGGTGGTGGCGGCCGTCGCCGCGGACGTGCCCTGCGGTCCGGTGAACACCGCGGCGGACCTGTACGCCGATCCACACCTTCGTGCCCGCGAGATGCTCGTCGACATCGAGCACCCCGGCAGCGCACGGACGGTCACCGTGGCCGGACAGCCCATCAAGTTCGCCGGCTCCGGCGCCGCCGTCCACCACCGCGCTCCCCTGCTGGGCGAGCACACGGCCGAGATTCTCGGCCCCGGTACCTCAGCGGGCTAA